From a region of the Basfia succiniciproducens genome:
- the ilvA gene encoding threonine ammonia-lyase, biosynthetic produces MVNNLSNAPTGAEYLRAILISKVYEAAKVTPLQLMPKLSERLGNRIYVKREDHQPVHSFKLRGAYAMISGLTQAQKEAGVITASAGNHAQGVALSAKNAGIRALIVMPQNTPSIKVDAVRGHGGEVLLHGANFDEAKAKAIELSQTEQMTFIPPFDHPAVIAGQGSIGMELLQQNGHINRIFVPVGGGGLLAGVAVLIKQLMPEIKVIGVEAKDSACLYYALKAGRPVDLERVGLFADGVAVKRIGDETFRICQQYVDDVILVDGDEICAAMKDMFENVRAVPEPSGALSLAGLKKYAKQHNLQGETLVNLLSGANLNFHTLRYVSERCEIGEKHEALFAVTIPEQRGSFLKFCQILGQNAVTEFNYRYADEKQACIFVGVRITGEQEKQVIIQQLKQGGYDVQDLSDDDIAKTHIRYMVGGRSSSDLNERLYSFEFPEQKGALLKFLETLGTTEANISLFHYRGHGADYGDVLAGFQINDADLPAFKQHLEKLGYAYQDVTDSPSYRYFLG; encoded by the coding sequence ATGGTTAATAATTTATCGAACGCCCCGACTGGGGCGGAGTATTTAAGAGCGATCTTAATTTCTAAAGTTTATGAGGCGGCAAAAGTTACTCCGTTGCAATTAATGCCGAAATTGTCGGAACGTTTAGGTAATCGGATTTATGTTAAACGTGAAGATCATCAACCCGTACATAGCTTTAAATTACGCGGCGCCTACGCCATGATTTCAGGTTTAACCCAGGCGCAGAAAGAGGCCGGTGTCATTACCGCATCGGCGGGAAATCACGCGCAAGGCGTAGCCCTTTCGGCAAAAAATGCCGGTATTCGTGCGCTGATTGTAATGCCGCAAAATACGCCTTCCATTAAAGTGGATGCGGTGCGCGGACACGGCGGCGAAGTACTTTTACACGGCGCGAATTTCGATGAGGCCAAAGCCAAAGCGATTGAACTTTCGCAAACGGAGCAAATGACCTTTATCCCGCCTTTTGATCATCCTGCGGTGATTGCGGGGCAGGGCTCCATCGGTATGGAATTATTGCAGCAAAACGGTCACATCAACCGCATTTTTGTACCGGTAGGTGGCGGCGGTTTGCTTGCGGGCGTTGCCGTGCTGATTAAACAATTAATGCCGGAAATTAAGGTGATCGGCGTAGAAGCGAAGGATTCCGCCTGTTTATATTATGCACTGAAAGCGGGTCGTCCCGTTGATTTAGAACGCGTCGGACTTTTTGCCGACGGTGTGGCGGTAAAACGAATCGGTGACGAAACTTTCCGCATTTGTCAGCAATATGTGGATGATGTGATTCTGGTGGATGGTGATGAAATCTGTGCGGCGATGAAAGATATGTTTGAAAACGTTCGTGCGGTACCGGAACCTTCGGGCGCATTATCGCTCGCCGGCTTGAAAAAATATGCTAAACAGCATAATTTGCAAGGCGAAACCTTAGTAAATCTGCTGTCCGGTGCGAATTTAAATTTCCATACGCTGCGTTATGTTTCCGAACGTTGTGAAATCGGTGAAAAACATGAAGCCTTATTTGCGGTGACCATTCCGGAACAACGGGGCAGCTTCTTAAAATTCTGTCAGATTTTAGGACAAAATGCGGTGACGGAATTCAACTATCGCTATGCTGATGAAAAACAGGCTTGTATTTTTGTCGGTGTGCGCATTACCGGCGAACAGGAAAAGCAAGTTATTATCCAGCAATTAAAACAGGGCGGGTATGACGTGCAGGATTTGTCTGACGACGATATTGCTAAAACTCATATTCGTTATATGGTTGGCGGCCGCTCATCCAGTGATTTAAACGAACGTCTATATAGCTTTGAATTTCCGGAACAAAAAGGCGCATTGCTGAAGTTCCTGGAAACCCTCGGCACCACGGAGGCGAATATTTCCCTGTTCCATTATCGCGGACACGGTGCGGATTACGGCGATGTGTTGGCAGGTTTCCAAATTAATGACGCGGATTTACCGGCATTTAAACAACATTTGGAAAAATTAGGCTATGCTTATCAGGATGTTACCGACAGTCCCTCTTATCGGTATTTCTTAGGATAG
- the rseB gene encoding sigma-E factor regulatory protein RseB yields MFKKLTALFFILPFSFSVFGQDNLSPKQLLTEMLAAQNKLNYEISYVQIAGAEIDTFRYRHVYNEGKSYAQLATLEGGKQEIIQRDNLISYFHSNYSPFSISGSQIIDNLPNIVNADFSRIEKHYDFINMGRNRIADRLVQTVRILPKDNFRYQYVVFIEEKTHLLLGSDMLDQDGNLLERFRVVNFYIDDQMTQPLTDALSKLPTPPVLDKATPPKNKLSWQAGWLPQGFAVLNNYLTKTDEDTIESRLYSDGLFSFTIYVSNNILPENQENVWKQGSFTIYSESMKDKEVTIIGQIPLTTAKRIVQEIKSN; encoded by the coding sequence ATGTTTAAAAAACTTACCGCACTTTTCTTTATCTTGCCCTTCTCTTTTTCCGTATTCGGGCAAGACAATCTTTCGCCTAAGCAACTACTCACAGAAATGCTCGCTGCCCAAAATAAGCTTAATTATGAAATTTCCTATGTTCAAATCGCGGGTGCCGAGATTGATACTTTTCGCTATCGCCATGTGTATAACGAAGGCAAATCTTACGCTCAACTTGCAACCTTAGAGGGTGGTAAACAGGAAATTATACAACGCGATAACTTAATCAGTTATTTTCATTCCAATTACAGCCCTTTCTCAATTAGCGGTTCGCAAATTATCGACAATTTACCTAACATCGTTAACGCGGATTTTTCCCGTATTGAAAAACATTATGATTTCATTAATATGGGGCGTAATCGCATTGCCGATCGTTTAGTTCAAACGGTTAGAATTTTGCCGAAAGATAACTTCCGTTATCAATACGTCGTTTTTATTGAAGAAAAAACTCATCTATTATTAGGCTCGGATATGTTAGATCAGGACGGCAATCTGTTAGAGCGTTTCCGTGTAGTGAATTTTTATATTGACGACCAAATGACACAACCGCTAACCGATGCATTAAGCAAATTGCCAACGCCTCCCGTTTTAGATAAAGCAACGCCACCAAAAAACAAATTAAGCTGGCAAGCCGGTTGGCTTCCGCAAGGATTTGCGGTATTGAATAACTATCTCACCAAAACCGATGAAGATACGATAGAAAGCCGCTTATATAGTGACGGATTATTTTCTTTTACTATTTATGTTTCCAATAATATCCTGCCGGAAAACCAAGAAAATGTATGGAAACAAGGCTCGTTCACTATTTACAGTGAAAGCATGAAAGATAAGGAAGTTACGATTATCGGGCAAATACCGCTCACCACGGCAAAACGTATCGTACAAGAAATTAAATCCAACTAG
- the crcB gene encoding fluoride efflux transporter CrcB: MWQSLILISSGAALGASLRWGMGLILNPLFAAFSFGTLIANYLGCFIIGLIMAMIWQHPQFSGEWRLFMITGFLGSLTTFSSFSAEVMENFIQQKWLIGLGIMSAHLFGCLIFTGIGVLITRWLN; this comes from the coding sequence ATGTGGCAATCATTAATTCTGATAAGTTCGGGCGCGGCGCTCGGCGCTTCTTTGCGTTGGGGCATGGGATTGATTTTAAATCCGCTCTTTGCCGCCTTTTCCTTCGGTACGCTTATTGCGAATTATCTCGGCTGTTTTATTATCGGCTTAATTATGGCGATGATTTGGCAGCATCCGCAATTTAGTGGCGAATGGCGCCTATTCATGATAACCGGATTTCTCGGTAGCCTGACTACGTTTTCTTCCTTCTCCGCTGAAGTAATGGAAAACTTTATCCAACAAAAATGGTTAATAGGTTTAGGTATTATGTCTGCTCATTTATTCGGTTGCCTTATTTTCACCGGTATCGGCGTGCTGATAACACGCTGGTTAAACTAA
- the nfuA gene encoding Fe-S biogenesis protein NfuA — MQQIQISDAAQGHFRKLLDQQEEGTNIRIFVVNPGTPNAECGVSYCPSNAVEATDTEMKYATFSAFVDEVSLPFLEDAEIDYVTEELGTQLTLKAPNAKMRKVADDAPLIERVDYVIQTQINPQLASHGGRITLVEITDEGYAILQFGGGCNGCSMVDVTLKDGVEKQLVELFAGELKGAKDITEHQRGEHSYY; from the coding sequence ATGCAACAAATTCAAATTTCTGACGCCGCACAAGGGCATTTTCGTAAGCTGCTGGATCAACAGGAAGAAGGCACGAATATCCGTATTTTCGTAGTGAATCCGGGGACGCCGAATGCCGAATGCGGCGTTTCTTATTGCCCCTCTAATGCTGTGGAAGCAACGGATACGGAAATGAAATATGCTACGTTTTCCGCCTTTGTGGATGAAGTGAGTTTGCCGTTTTTGGAAGATGCGGAAATTGATTATGTGACGGAAGAACTCGGTACGCAGTTAACGCTAAAGGCGCCTAATGCCAAAATGCGTAAAGTTGCGGATGACGCACCTTTAATCGAACGAGTGGATTATGTTATTCAAACTCAGATTAACCCTCAATTAGCAAGCCACGGAGGTCGTATTACCTTAGTTGAAATTACTGATGAGGGCTATGCGATTCTCCAATTCGGCGGCGGTTGTAACGGTTGCTCAATGGTGGATGTTACCCTGAAAGACGGCGTAGAAAAACAATTAGTGGAATTATTTGCCGGCGAATTAAAAGGCGCGAAAGACATCACAGAGCACCAACGCGGCGAACATTCTTATTATTAA
- a CDS encoding succinate dehydrogenase assembly factor 2 translates to MAEYDKLRLEWDCRRGMLELDKIIMPFYLEQFDNLTETQKATFVRLLACTDLQLFSWLFKRARASDTELQQMVDLILEKQGVVINN, encoded by the coding sequence ATGGCTGAATACGATAAATTACGCTTAGAATGGGATTGCCGTCGGGGTATGTTAGAACTCGATAAAATCATTATGCCGTTCTATCTGGAACAATTTGATAATCTGACCGAAACGCAAAAAGCAACCTTTGTGCGTTTATTGGCTTGCACCGATCTACAGCTTTTTTCCTGGTTATTCAAGCGGGCGCGGGCTTCCGATACGGAATTGCAACAAATGGTCGATTTAATTTTGGAAAAACAAGGCGTTGTAATTAATAATTGA
- the ilvG gene encoding acetolactate synthase 2 catalytic subunit codes for MNGANLVTECLKAHNVDTVFGYPGGAIMPVYDALYDCGINHLLCRNEQGAAMAAIGYARSTGKTGVCIATSGPGATNLITGLGDALMDSIPLVAITGQVAAPLIGTDAFQEADVLGLSLACTKHSFIVQNIEELPEIFAKAFKIAQSGRPGPVLIDIPKDVQFAETLLQPIVYSVEKPTALSAKSLEKAVELLKNAKRPVAYIGGGVGMAKAVPALHEFLTATRIPTICTLKGLGAVPADNPYYMGMIGMHGTKAANYATQEADLLLVLGARFDDRVTGKLSSFATEAKVIHADIDVAEINKLRRADVALCGDLEQALKALSFALDIEPWRADVQRLKQDFDWDYGENEGEGDINPLFLLNRVSRLKAENAIVVTDVGQHQMWAAQHMSFGKPENFITSAGFGTMGFGLPAAIGAQKARPRDQVILVTGDGSIMMNIQELGSIKRAKTPIKILLLDNQRLGMVRQWQSLFFHGRHSSTILDDNPDFVTLASAFGIKGERIEKAGEVNEALDRFFASQEAYLLHVCVHEDENVWPLVPPGACNVEMIEEMS; via the coding sequence ATGAACGGAGCAAACTTAGTTACAGAATGCCTAAAAGCCCATAATGTAGACACCGTGTTTGGTTATCCCGGCGGTGCCATTATGCCGGTATATGACGCCTTATACGATTGTGGTATTAACCATCTTTTATGTCGTAATGAGCAAGGTGCGGCGATGGCGGCTATCGGTTATGCGAGATCCACCGGCAAGACCGGCGTATGTATCGCCACTTCCGGCCCCGGTGCAACCAACTTAATTACCGGTTTGGGCGACGCCTTAATGGATTCCATTCCGCTGGTGGCGATTACCGGGCAGGTAGCCGCGCCGTTAATCGGTACCGATGCATTTCAGGAAGCGGATGTGCTGGGGTTATCTCTCGCCTGTACGAAACACAGTTTTATCGTACAGAATATTGAAGAATTACCTGAAATTTTTGCCAAAGCTTTTAAAATCGCACAAAGCGGCCGTCCGGGACCTGTTTTGATTGATATTCCTAAAGATGTGCAATTCGCTGAAACTTTACTTCAACCTATTGTTTATTCTGTTGAAAAACCGACCGCACTTTCCGCTAAGAGTTTGGAAAAAGCCGTCGAATTGCTGAAAAATGCAAAACGCCCGGTGGCTTATATCGGCGGCGGTGTAGGCATGGCAAAAGCGGTGCCGGCATTGCATGAATTTTTAACCGCAACCCGAATTCCGACAATTTGCACATTAAAAGGATTAGGTGCCGTGCCAGCGGATAACCCTTATTATATGGGCATGATCGGTATGCACGGTACGAAAGCGGCTAATTACGCAACACAAGAGGCGGATTTGCTGTTGGTGTTAGGTGCGCGTTTTGACGATCGCGTAACGGGTAAATTAAGCAGTTTTGCTACCGAAGCGAAGGTGATTCATGCGGATATTGACGTTGCGGAAATTAACAAATTACGCCGTGCCGATGTGGCGTTATGCGGCGATCTCGAGCAGGCGCTCAAAGCTTTGAGTTTTGCCTTGGATATCGAGCCTTGGCGTGCGGACGTTCAACGTTTAAAACAGGATTTTGACTGGGATTACGGTGAAAACGAAGGCGAAGGGGATATTAATCCGCTGTTTTTATTAAACCGCGTTTCCCGTTTGAAAGCGGAAAATGCCATTGTGGTCACCGATGTGGGGCAACACCAAATGTGGGCGGCTCAACATATGAGCTTTGGCAAGCCGGAGAATTTTATTACATCGGCGGGTTTCGGTACCATGGGATTCGGTTTGCCGGCGGCCATTGGCGCACAAAAAGCCCGCCCCCGGGATCAGGTTATTTTAGTAACCGGCGACGGCTCGATCATGATGAACATTCAGGAGTTGGGCTCAATCAAACGGGCGAAAACGCCTATTAAGATTTTATTATTGGACAACCAACGTCTCGGCATGGTGCGTCAGTGGCAGTCTTTATTCTTTCACGGCCGCCACAGTTCGACAATTTTAGACGATAACCCGGATTTTGTGACCCTGGCGTCCGCTTTCGGCATAAAAGGGGAACGTATAGAAAAAGCTGGTGAAGTAAACGAAGCGCTGGATCGTTTCTTTGCAAGCCAAGAGGCTTATTTGCTGCATGTTTGTGTGCATGAAGACGAAAACGTATGGCCGCTTGTGCCGCCGGGCGCCTGTAATGTAGAAATGATCGAAGAAATGAGCTAA
- the ilvD gene encoding dihydroxy-acid dehydratase: MPKLRSATSTQGRNMAGARSLWRATGMKEGDFGKPIIAVVNSFTQFVPGHVHLHDIGQMVVKQIETAGGVAKEFNTIAVDDGIAMGHGGMLYSLPSRDLIADSVEYMVNAHCADAMVCISNCDKITPGMLMAAMRLNIPTIFVSGGPMEAGKTKLSDQLIKLDLIDAMIQSADKNVSDSDVDAIERSACPTCGSCSGMFTANSMNCLTEALGLSLPGNGSCLATHADRKQLFLDAATQIVELCKRHYEQDDYSVLPRSIATKAAFENAMSLDIAMGGSTNTVLHLLAVAQEAEVDFTMADIDRLSRIVPCLSKVAPNTNKYHMEDVHRAGGVMAILGELDRANLLHHDTKTVLGLTFAEQLAKYDIKLTRDEAVKTFYRSGPAGIRTTEAFSQDCRWETLDDDRENGCIRDKAHAYSQDGGLAMLSGNIALDGCIVKTAGVDESILKFTGEAIVFESQEDAVDGILGGKVKAGHVVVIRYEGPKGGPGMQEMLYPTSYLKSMGLGKACALLTDGRFSGGTSGLSIGHCSPEAASGGTIGLVRNGDIIAIDIPNRSIQLQVSDEELATRRAEQDVKGWKPANRMREVSFALKVFGHFATSADKGAVRDKTKL; encoded by the coding sequence ATGCCAAAACTACGTTCGGCGACCAGCACACAAGGTCGTAATATGGCGGGTGCCCGCTCATTGTGGCGCGCAACGGGAATGAAAGAAGGCGATTTCGGTAAACCGATTATTGCCGTGGTTAACTCATTTACTCAATTTGTGCCGGGTCATGTGCATTTACATGATATCGGTCAAATGGTGGTAAAACAAATCGAAACCGCGGGCGGCGTTGCCAAAGAATTCAACACTATTGCGGTGGATGACGGTATCGCAATGGGTCACGGCGGTATGCTTTACTCTTTGCCTAGCCGTGATTTGATCGCCGATTCGGTAGAATATATGGTCAATGCCCATTGCGCCGATGCGATGGTGTGCATTTCAAACTGCGACAAAATTACTCCGGGGATGTTAATGGCGGCAATGCGCTTGAACATCCCGACAATTTTTGTTTCCGGTGGTCCGATGGAAGCGGGTAAAACCAAGCTTTCGGATCAATTAATCAAATTGGATTTAATCGATGCGATGATTCAAAGTGCGGATAAAAACGTATCGGATTCCGATGTGGATGCTATTGAACGTTCCGCTTGTCCGACCTGCGGTTCATGTTCCGGTATGTTTACCGCTAACTCAATGAACTGTTTAACGGAAGCGCTTGGTTTATCTCTGCCGGGCAACGGCTCCTGTTTGGCGACTCATGCGGATCGCAAACAATTATTCTTAGATGCTGCAACACAAATCGTTGAGCTTTGCAAACGTCATTACGAACAGGACGACTATTCCGTTTTACCTCGTTCAATTGCCACTAAAGCGGCATTTGAGAACGCCATGAGTCTGGATATTGCAATGGGCGGCTCAACCAATACGGTGCTTCATTTATTAGCGGTTGCTCAGGAAGCCGAAGTTGATTTCACCATGGCGGATATTGACCGTTTATCCCGCATTGTGCCTTGCCTGAGCAAAGTGGCGCCGAATACCAATAAATATCATATGGAAGACGTGCATCGTGCCGGCGGCGTGATGGCGATCCTCGGCGAATTGGATCGCGCAAATTTATTGCATCATGATACGAAAACCGTATTAGGCTTAACCTTTGCCGAACAATTAGCGAAATATGATATTAAATTAACCCGGGATGAAGCGGTAAAAACCTTCTATCGTTCGGGGCCTGCGGGCATTCGCACTACCGAGGCTTTCTCTCAGGATTGCCGTTGGGAAACCTTAGACGATGACCGCGAAAACGGCTGTATCCGTGATAAAGCCCATGCTTACAGTCAGGACGGAGGTTTAGCCATGCTTTCCGGCAATATCGCTTTGGACGGTTGTATTGTTAAAACCGCGGGTGTTGACGAATCCATTTTAAAATTCACCGGCGAAGCCATTGTGTTTGAAAGCCAAGAAGATGCTGTTGACGGCATTTTAGGCGGAAAAGTGAAAGCCGGTCACGTGGTCGTGATTCGTTACGAAGGGCCGAAAGGCGGACCGGGTATGCAGGAAATGCTTTATCCGACCAGCTATTTAAAATCCATGGGATTAGGTAAAGCCTGCGCATTATTAACGGACGGTCGCTTTTCCGGCGGTACCTCGGGTTTATCCATCGGACACTGTTCACCGGAAGCCGCATCCGGCGGTACAATCGGTTTAGTGCGTAACGGTGATATTATCGCCATTGACATTCCGAATCGCTCAATTCAGTTACAGGTTTCCGATGAGGAACTTGCAACCCGTCGAGCAGAACAGGATGTGAAAGGCTGGAAACCGGCAAATCGCATGCGTGAAGTGTCATTTGCTTTGAAAGTATTCGGCCATTTTGCAACTTCCGCGGATAAAGGCGCCGTGCGCGATAAAACAAAACTTTAA
- the rpoE gene encoding RNA polymerase sigma factor RpoE yields the protein MAEQLTDQALVERVQQGDKKAFNLLVSRYQNKVAGLLTRYVSRNDIPDVVQESFIKAYRSIESFRGESAFYTWLYRIAVNTAKNYLTAQGRRPPNEDILAEEAETYDVGGNLRDVDTPEHEMLSAELKKVIFDTIDGLQEELKTAITLREMEGLSYEEIADIMDCPVGTVRSRIFRAREIIESKIRPLIQR from the coding sequence ATGGCTGAACAGCTAACAGATCAGGCTTTGGTAGAAAGAGTGCAGCAGGGGGATAAGAAAGCCTTTAATTTGTTGGTTTCTCGTTATCAGAATAAAGTGGCGGGGCTATTAACCCGTTATGTATCGCGTAATGATATTCCCGATGTAGTACAGGAATCATTCATTAAAGCATATCGCTCTATTGAGTCATTCCGGGGTGAAAGCGCTTTCTATACATGGCTTTATAGAATTGCAGTAAATACTGCAAAAAACTACTTAACCGCTCAAGGACGCCGCCCGCCGAATGAAGACATTCTAGCGGAAGAAGCGGAAACCTATGATGTAGGTGGAAATTTAAGAGATGTGGATACGCCCGAACATGAAATGTTATCCGCAGAGCTAAAAAAGGTTATCTTTGATACTATCGACGGTTTGCAAGAAGAATTAAAAACGGCGATAACATTACGTGAAATGGAAGGGTTAAGTTACGAAGAGATTGCCGATATAATGGATTGCCCCGTAGGAACGGTACGTTCGCGTATATTCCGGGCAAGGGAAATTATAGAAAGCAAAATTCGACCGCTCATTCAACGTTAA
- a CDS encoding inorganic diphosphatase gives MADFNQILTPGDVDAGIINVVNEIPEGSCHKIEWNRKVAAFQLDRVEPAIFAKPTNYGFIPQTLDEDGDELDVLLITRQPLATGVFLEAKVIGVMKFVDDGEVDDKIVCVPADDRDTGNAYNTLSDLPAQLIKQIEFHFNNYKALKKPGSTKVTHWGDVEEAKEVIRESIKRWNEQ, from the coding sequence ATGGCTGATTTCAACCAAATTTTAACCCCGGGTGATGTTGATGCGGGTATCATTAACGTAGTAAATGAAATTCCGGAAGGCAGCTGCCATAAAATCGAATGGAACCGTAAAGTTGCGGCATTCCAGTTAGACCGTGTAGAACCGGCAATTTTTGCCAAACCGACTAACTATGGTTTTATCCCGCAAACTTTAGATGAAGACGGCGATGAACTTGACGTGTTATTAATTACCCGTCAACCTTTAGCTACCGGCGTATTCCTTGAAGCAAAAGTAATAGGTGTGATGAAATTTGTTGATGACGGCGAAGTGGACGACAAAATCGTTTGCGTACCGGCGGATGACCGCGATACGGGTAACGCTTACAACACATTGAGTGATTTACCGGCACAATTAATTAAACAAATCGAATTCCACTTCAATAACTACAAAGCATTGAAAAAACCGGGGTCAACCAAAGTAACTCACTGGGGCGATGTAGAAGAAGCGAAAGAAGTGATTCGCGAATCCATTAAACGTTGGAACGAACAATAA
- a CDS encoding Cof-type HAD-IIB family hydrolase, producing MKQLPFRAIVSDMDGTLLNANHVVGDFTINTLEKLAQKGVDIVMATGRGYTDVASTLSKMKIKNAAMITSNGAQIHDLQGNRLYSNYLPEDVAFEVMQLPFDADRVCMNTYQNNDWFINIDLPQLRKYHQTSGFMYEVVDFKKHHGRDTEKVFFIGKKPADLMEIEQELTSRFGNYATITYSTPVCLEVMNKNVSKATALAHLIEQREYSLSDCIAFGDGMNDIEMLTEVGKGCIMQNADPRLLQLLPDNERIGLNKDESVASYVRAVFGIY from the coding sequence ATGAAACAACTTCCTTTTCGAGCCATAGTGTCCGACATGGACGGCACTTTGTTAAACGCCAATCATGTGGTTGGCGATTTCACCATCAATACATTAGAAAAACTTGCGCAAAAGGGCGTGGATATCGTAATGGCGACAGGGCGCGGCTACACAGATGTTGCCTCCACATTAAGTAAAATGAAGATTAAAAATGCCGCGATGATCACCTCAAACGGTGCGCAAATTCACGATTTACAGGGAAATAGACTTTACAGCAACTACCTCCCCGAAGATGTGGCGTTTGAAGTTATGCAACTGCCTTTTGATGCGGATCGGGTTTGCATGAATACCTATCAAAACAACGACTGGTTTATTAACATTGATTTACCGCAATTGCGCAAATATCACCAAACATCCGGTTTTATGTACGAAGTGGTGGATTTCAAAAAACATCACGGGCGCGATACGGAAAAAGTCTTTTTTATCGGTAAAAAACCGGCGGATTTAATGGAGATTGAACAGGAACTCACCTCGCGTTTCGGCAATTATGCGACCATTACTTATTCCACACCGGTTTGTCTTGAAGTGATGAATAAAAATGTGTCAAAAGCCACCGCACTTGCACATCTTATTGAGCAGCGAGAATATTCGTTGTCGGATTGTATCGCCTTTGGCGACGGCATGAACGATATCGAAATGCTAACCGAAGTGGGTAAGGGCTGCATAATGCAAAATGCCGATCCGCGTTTATTACAACTTTTACCCGATAACGAACGTATCGGCTTAAATAAAGATGAATCCGTCGCAAGCTATGTGCGGGCCGTTTTCGGAATTTATTAG
- the ilvM gene encoding acetolactate synthase 2 small subunit, which yields MTNELTIVAHHRPEILERILRVVRHRGFTVIKLKMNLENGKIWLDFVVEGERDICLLAHQLVKLEDIIDITTDEECECDE from the coding sequence ATGACTAACGAACTTACTATCGTGGCGCATCATCGCCCGGAAATTCTGGAACGCATTTTGCGTGTTGTTCGCCACCGGGGTTTTACGGTGATTAAGCTTAAAATGAATTTGGAAAACGGTAAAATCTGGCTGGATTTTGTGGTGGAAGGCGAGCGAGATATTTGTCTATTGGCACATCAGTTAGTGAAATTGGAAGATATCATCGATATTACGACCGATGAAGAATGTGAATGCGACGAATAA
- a CDS encoding sigma-E factor negative regulatory protein, with protein sequence MQKELLSAYIDGEQVGNDITLELCNDAELQQSWSNYHVIRSVMRDESEVFLGADFTAKMATLIDQEDAITLSQPTPDEVENLPFMQKLKALFAPMVQVGVAAGVCLVAVLGVQSFNANNNAQTTADTPVLQTLPFSNNVQEVSYNAPTKDAVTQEQLEQKNKRIGAMLQSYELQRRVYADSVQNQQH encoded by the coding sequence ATGCAAAAAGAGTTACTTTCAGCATACATTGACGGTGAACAAGTCGGTAACGACATCACCCTCGAATTATGTAACGATGCCGAGTTGCAACAAAGTTGGTCAAATTATCATGTAATTCGTTCCGTTATGCGCGATGAAAGCGAGGTATTTCTAGGCGCCGATTTCACCGCAAAAATGGCAACATTGATTGATCAGGAAGATGCGATTACCCTATCTCAACCGACTCCGGACGAAGTTGAAAACTTGCCGTTTATGCAAAAACTCAAAGCGTTATTTGCACCAATGGTTCAAGTCGGTGTTGCCGCCGGTGTGTGTTTAGTTGCCGTACTGGGCGTTCAGTCTTTTAATGCTAATAATAATGCGCAAACCACAGCGGATACGCCAGTATTGCAAACCTTACCGTTTAGCAACAATGTTCAGGAAGTAAGCTATAACGCTCCAACGAAAGATGCGGTGACACAAGAACAACTTGAACAAAAAAATAAACGTATCGGCGCAATGTTGCAAAGTTACGAATTGCAACGCCGTGTTTATGCGGACTCAGTACAAAATCAACAACATTAA
- a CDS encoding SoxR reducing system RseC family protein: MLTESAVVIDYRDGIAKVKCQSKTACGSCAAKNACGSAALSELTGEPGEHILIISTITPLKIGQQVEIGLQEQSLLFSAFLAYVIPLMTLLIGTFVATAIFSNELISAAFIFISTALSFLAVRFYAKKLNKKSAFEPILLRVLN, from the coding sequence ATGTTAACCGAAAGTGCCGTCGTAATTGATTACCGAGACGGAATCGCCAAAGTAAAATGCCAATCAAAAACCGCCTGCGGCAGTTGTGCGGCTAAAAACGCTTGCGGCTCGGCGGCACTTTCGGAACTTACCGGAGAACCGGGAGAACATATTCTGATTATTTCCACCATCACTCCGTTAAAAATCGGTCAACAAGTGGAAATCGGTCTACAGGAACAATCCCTTTTATTTTCCGCTTTTCTTGCCTATGTGATTCCGCTGATGACATTATTAATCGGCACGTTTGTCGCCACCGCAATTTTTTCAAATGAATTAATTAGCGCCGCATTCATCTTTATTTCCACCGCACTTTCCTTTCTTGCCGTACGGTTTTATGCCAAAAAACTCAATAAAAAATCGGCATTTGAGCCGATTTTATTGAGAGTATTAAATTAA